CAGCAGGCTGATAATGGTGAACAGGTTGACGCTGACATTCTTCAGGCCGTGCTGCCAGAGGATGCGCGTCATGGAGAGGCCCTTGGCGTGCAGCGTCCGCACATATTGCGACGACAGCACTTCCAGCAGCGAGCCGCGCAACTGCCGCGCCACCTCCGCCATGCCGTAGGCCGCAATCGCGATGCCGGGCAACAGCGCATGCCGGATCGCCTCGACCGGCGACACGCTGAAGGATTTGGCGCCGGTCGCCGGCAGCCAGTTCAGCTTCAGCGATATCTCGGCCACCAAAATCATCGCCAGCCAGAAGCCAGGAATGGCGACGCCGAGCGAAGCGATCATGCTGACCGTCTTGTCGACCCAGCCGTTCGGCTTGATCGCAGCCAACACCCCCATCGGAATGCCCGTGAGCAGCGCCAGCACCAGAGCGATGGCGACGATCAACAGCGTGTTGGGAAATGCGCGAGCGATTGACGTGGCGACCTTCTCTCCCGTCAGCAGGGACTGCGAGAGATCGCCCTGCACGACGTTGGCGAGCCAGGCGCCGTATTGCACCAGGAACGGCCGGTCGAGGCCGTAGATCTTCCGGATCTCGGTGATACGTGCGTCGGTGGCGTTGTCGCCGGCGAGCGTCACCGCGATGTCGCCGGGCACCAGTTTCAATAGCGCGAACACCATGAAGGTCGCGAGCAGGATCACCGGCAACGCCTGCAACAGGCGGCCGCCGATCACTCGCGCCGGACTTCGTCGCGCCATGCGCTTCAGCTCTCCAGCCAGACGTCGTCGTATTTCGGCTTGCCCAGAAGGTTCGGCTTGTAACCCTGCACCTTCTTGTTCATGGCGACCAGTTCGAACTGGAAGGCGAGCGGCGCCACAAAGGCGTTCTCCATCACCAGCCGCTGCACTGAC
This portion of the Bradyrhizobium sp. AZCC 2262 genome encodes:
- a CDS encoding ABC transporter permease — encoded protein: MARRSPARVIGGRLLQALPVILLATFMVFALLKLVPGDIAVTLAGDNATDARITEIRKIYGLDRPFLVQYGAWLANVVQGDLSQSLLTGEKVATSIARAFPNTLLIVAIALVLALLTGIPMGVLAAIKPNGWVDKTVSMIASLGVAIPGFWLAMILVAEISLKLNWLPATGAKSFSVSPVEAIRHALLPGIAIAAYGMAEVARQLRGSLLEVLSSQYVRTLHAKGLSMTRILWQHGLKNVSVNLFTIISLLVNRMLAATVVIEAVFAIPGLGSLIVRGALQRDFPIVQGVVFAMVIVVITVNLIADLLCAAVDPRIEQ